One window from the genome of Streptococcus salivarius encodes:
- a CDS encoding helix-turn-helix domain-containing protein, whose translation MSDDIKIEIGKRIREERERQELTREQVCDTEDELTVKQLMRIELGRSLPTIVKLQYISDKLGVSLNYLLGETKLDIPEEYYRSKYKLMKSPVYGDTGRIKKKLKDIEDLYDNYIDVLPEEELLAIDIIERTLKFMIMEEEDPIEEVFEDYFTQVLRKDKYSLNDLLLIKYYGFRCQIGDYDKEIVESFRCKLINQELQGEELVNVELLGALSTIAGIYVMHHDYRNMKTIVDKMHTVIDKTLQHAYKPAVLIFEAKYYLYYENDINKARDLYNTATVLAEAFGDQVFIKNLKMEMEKDLNTK comes from the coding sequence ATGTCTGATGATATTAAAATCGAGATTGGAAAAAGAATTCGTGAAGAACGTGAACGACAAGAATTAACTCGTGAACAAGTCTGTGATACTGAAGATGAATTAACCGTCAAACAATTGATGAGAATCGAGCTCGGTCGCTCATTGCCAACTATTGTCAAACTGCAGTATATCAGTGATAAACTAGGTGTTTCTCTCAACTATTTGCTAGGTGAAACAAAACTAGACATTCCTGAAGAGTATTATAGGTCTAAATATAAACTCATGAAATCCCCTGTCTATGGGGACACCGGACGTATCAAGAAGAAGCTAAAAGATATTGAGGACCTATATGATAACTATATTGATGTTCTTCCTGAGGAGGAACTTCTAGCCATTGATATTATTGAAAGAACGTTAAAGTTTATGATTATGGAAGAGGAGGATCCTATTGAAGAGGTATTTGAAGATTATTTCACTCAAGTTTTGAGGAAGGATAAATATTCTTTAAATGACCTCTTATTAATTAAATACTATGGATTTCGATGTCAAATTGGTGACTATGATAAAGAAATTGTTGAAAGTTTTCGATGCAAATTAATTAATCAAGAATTACAAGGGGAAGAGCTAGTTAATGTTGAACTACTTGGGGCATTGTCAACTATAGCTGGAATCTATGTGATGCATCATGATTATAGAAATATGAAAACTATTGTCGATAAAATGCATACTGTTATTGATAAGACACTACAACATGCTTACAAACCCGCCGTACTCATTTTTGAAGCAAAATACTATTTATATTATGAAAATGACATCAATAAAGCAAGAGATCTCTATAATACGGCAACTGTTCTGGCTGAAGCTTTTGGCGACCAAGTTTTCATCAAAAATCTAAAAATGGAAATGGAAAAAGATTTAAATACAAAATAG
- a CDS encoding ABC transporter permease — MKKYQRMHLIFIRQYIKQIMEYKVDFVVGVLGVFLTQGLNLLFLNVIFQHIPSLEGWTFQEIAFIYGFSLIPKGLDHLFFDNLWALGQRLVRKGEFDKYLTRPINPLFHILVETFQIDALGELLVGCILLGTTVSSIAWTLPKFLLFLVCIPFATLIYTSLKIATASIAFWTKQSGAMIYIFYMFNDFAKYPISIYNSLLRWLISFIVPFAFTAYYPASYFLQGKNGLFNIGGLILISLVFFFISLKLWDRGLDAYESAGS; from the coding sequence ATGAAAAAATACCAACGCATGCATCTGATTTTTATCAGACAATACATCAAGCAAATCATGGAATACAAGGTGGATTTTGTAGTAGGTGTCTTGGGAGTCTTTCTGACTCAAGGTCTGAACCTCTTGTTTCTCAATGTTATCTTTCAACATATCCCATCCCTAGAAGGTTGGACCTTTCAAGAGATTGCCTTTATCTATGGATTTTCCTTAATTCCAAAGGGATTAGATCATCTCTTTTTTGACAATCTCTGGGCTTTAGGTCAACGACTAGTTCGAAAAGGGGAGTTTGACAAGTATCTGACTCGTCCTATCAATCCTCTCTTTCACATCCTCGTTGAGACCTTTCAGATTGATGCCTTGGGGGAACTTTTGGTCGGTTGCATTCTATTGGGAACAACAGTATCAAGCATTGCTTGGACGCTTCCAAAATTCCTGCTTTTCCTAGTCTGTATTCCATTTGCTACCTTGATTTATACTTCCTTGAAAATAGCGACAGCCAGTATCGCTTTTTGGACTAAACAGTCAGGTGCCATGATTTACATTTTCTATATGTTTAATGATTTTGCCAAGTACCCGATTTCTATTTACAATTCGCTCCTTCGTTGGTTGATCAGTTTTATCGTGCCTTTCGCCTTTACGGCTTACTATCCTGCTAGTTATTTCTTGCAGGGTAAGAATGGGCTCTTTAATATCGGTGGTTTGATTCTGATTTCCCTTGTCTTCTTTTTCATTTCCCTCAAACTCTGGGATAGGGGCTTGGATGCCTACGAAAGTGCTGGCTCGTAA
- a CDS encoding ABC transporter permease, giving the protein MVKLWRRYKPFINAGIQELITYRVNFILYRIGDVMGAFVAFYLWKAVFDSSQEPLIQGFSMADITLYIIMSFVTNLLTRSDSSFMIGEEVKDGSIIMRLLRPVHFAASYLFTELGSKWLIFISVGLPFLSVIILMKILSGQGIVEVLGLTVLYLFSLTLAYLINFFFNICFGFSAFVLKNLWGSNLLKTSIVAFMSGSLIPLAFFPKVVSAILSFLPFSSLIYTPVMIIVGKYDASQMLQALLLQFFWLIVMVGLSQLIWKRVQSFITIQGG; this is encoded by the coding sequence ATGGTCAAATTGTGGAGACGGTATAAACCCTTTATCAATGCAGGGATTCAGGAGTTGATTACCTACCGAGTCAACTTTATTCTCTATCGGATTGGTGATGTCATGGGGGCTTTTGTCGCTTTCTATCTCTGGAAGGCAGTCTTTGACTCCTCCCAGGAGCCTTTGATTCAGGGCTTCAGTATGGCAGATATCACCCTTTATATCATCATGAGTTTTGTGACCAATCTGTTGACCAGGTCTGATAGCTCTTTTATGATTGGGGAGGAGGTCAAGGATGGCTCCATTATCATGCGCTTGCTGAGACCAGTGCATTTTGCGGCCTCTTACCTTTTCACCGAACTTGGCTCCAAGTGGTTGATTTTCATCAGTGTTGGCCTTCCATTTTTAAGTGTCATTATTTTGATGAAAATCCTGTCTGGGCAAGGGATTGTAGAAGTGCTGGGGTTGACGGTTCTATATCTCTTTAGCTTAACGCTCGCCTATCTGATTAACTTTTTCTTTAATATCTGTTTTGGTTTTTCAGCCTTTGTATTAAAAAACCTTTGGGGTTCCAATCTACTCAAGACTTCCATAGTGGCCTTTATGTCTGGAAGTCTGATTCCCTTGGCTTTCTTTCCAAAGGTGGTTTCAGCTATTCTCTCCTTCTTACCTTTTTCATCCTTGATTTACACTCCGGTCATGATCATTGTTGGGAAATACGATGCCAGTCAGATGCTTCAAGCGCTTTTGCTCCAGTTCTTCTGGCTTATAGTGATGGTGGGCTTGTCTCAGTTGATTTGGAAACGAGTCCAGTCATTTATCACCATTCAGGGAGGTTAG
- a CDS encoding ATP-binding cassette domain-containing protein has translation MAMIEVKHLQKNFVKTVKEPGLKGALRSFIHPEKQTFEAVKDLTFEVPKGQILGFIGANGAGKSTTIKMLTGILKPTSGFCRINGKIPQDNRQDYVKDIGVVFGQRTQLWWDLALQETYTVLKEIYDVPDSLFHKRMDFLNEVLDLKDFIKDPVRTLSLGQRMRADIAASLLHNPKVLFLDEPTIGLDVSVKDNIRRAITQINQEEETTILLTTHDLSDIEQLCDRIFMIDKGQEIFDGTVSQLKETFGKMKTLSFDLTPGQNHLVSHYEGLPDMSIDRQGNTLNIEFDSSRYQSADIIKQTLSDFEVRDLKMVDTDIEDIIRRFYRKEL, from the coding sequence ATGGCAATGATAGAAGTGAAACATCTTCAGAAAAATTTTGTGAAGACAGTCAAGGAACCGGGGTTGAAGGGGGCTTTGCGTTCCTTTATTCATCCTGAAAAGCAGACCTTTGAAGCGGTCAAGGATTTGACCTTTGAGGTGCCCAAGGGGCAGATTCTAGGTTTTATCGGGGCAAATGGTGCTGGGAAGTCGACCACCATTAAAATGCTGACAGGAATTTTGAAACCGACATCTGGTTTTTGTCGGATTAATGGCAAGATTCCACAGGATAATCGCCAGGATTATGTCAAGGATATTGGGGTTGTTTTTGGACAACGCACCCAGCTATGGTGGGATTTGGCCCTGCAAGAGACTTACACGGTTTTGAAGGAGATTTACGATGTCCCAGACTCGCTCTTCCACAAGCGCATGGATTTTTTGAATGAAGTCTTGGATTTGAAGGACTTTATCAAGGATCCCGTGCGGACTCTTTCACTGGGGCAACGGATGCGGGCGGACATTGCGGCTTCCTTGCTTCATAATCCCAAGGTTCTCTTTTTAGATGAGCCGACCATTGGTTTGGATGTGTCGGTCAAGGATAACATTCGTCGGGCTATTACTCAGATTAATCAAGAGGAAGAAACAACTATTCTCTTGACTACTCATGATTTGAGTGATATTGAGCAACTATGTGATCGGATTTTTATGATTGATAAGGGGCAGGAGATTTTTGATGGAACGGTTAGCCAGCTCAAGGAGACCTTTGGAAAGATGAAGACTCTCTCCTTTGACCTGACGCCAGGTCAAAATCATCTAGTCTCTCATTATGAGGGCTTGCCTGATATGTCCATTGATAGACAAGGAAATACTCTCAATATTGAATTCGATAGTTCCCGCTATCAATCAGCTGATATTATCAAGCAAACCCTGTCTGATTTTGAAGTCCGTGATTTGAAGATGGTAGATACGGATATTGAAGATATCATCCGTCGCTTCTATCGAAAGGAGCTCTAA
- a CDS encoding response regulator transcription factor: MKLLVAEDQSMLRDALCQLLMLEDDVEEVHAASDGQEAITLLEKEEVDVAILDIEMPIKTGLDVLEWIRANQRETKVVIVTTFKRTGYFKRALAAHVDAYVLKERSISDLMATIHTVLAGQKEYSPELVEGVAFDNNPLSQREQEVLAMVAQGSTNQEIAESLFLSNGTVRNYMTAILTKLDAGNRTEAVRIAKEKDWLG; encoded by the coding sequence ATGAAATTATTAGTCGCTGAAGACCAGTCAATGTTGAGGGATGCCCTCTGCCAACTCCTCATGTTGGAGGACGATGTCGAAGAGGTCCATGCAGCCAGTGATGGCCAAGAAGCTATTACTCTTTTGGAAAAAGAAGAAGTCGATGTGGCCATTTTAGACATTGAAATGCCAATAAAGACTGGACTTGATGTCCTGGAGTGGATTCGAGCCAATCAAAGAGAAACAAAGGTCGTTATTGTGACCACCTTCAAAAGAACAGGCTATTTCAAACGAGCCCTGGCAGCCCACGTGGATGCCTATGTACTGAAAGAGCGTTCCATCAGTGACCTCATGGCGACCATCCATACCGTCCTAGCAGGTCAAAAGGAGTACTCGCCAGAGCTGGTTGAAGGTGTTGCCTTTGATAATAATCCACTCAGCCAACGCGAACAAGAAGTCTTGGCCATGGTGGCCCAAGGGTCAACAAACCAAGAAATCGCCGAAAGTCTTTTTCTCTCAAATGGAACCGTCCGAAATTACATGACAGCCATCCTAACCAAACTTGATGCAGGCAACCGAACAGAAGCCGTCCGCATTGCCAAAGAAAAAGATTGGCTAGGGTGA
- a CDS encoding sensor histidine kinase, which produces MFRSYQKNDFAYFVSLIFLVFPVLGVLGGYYPVWSLVLTGLFTIAYLLMVYLKKAYSKWIPFLWFYTLAYIIFMSICIQGGMMWFVFFNVNLLVWRFEDSISSYRFLSFLATLLILTSSSFLLTDDLSTQLMSLAILLFSLGMYYFQNRIRQERKIEEQNRTINILSAENERNRIGRDLHDTLGHTFAMMSLKTELALKQMDKEQYDAARKNLEELNQISRDSMYEVREIVNKLKYRTVAEELLELERLFDLSDIVLTVDSSLDLDGLSPVSQSTLSMVLRELANNVIKHSQADSCQIRLRRDHGIVLEFEDDGCGFKEVTGQELHSIRERLSLVDGDLEILSQSHPTIIRVHLKEGGKA; this is translated from the coding sequence ATGTTTAGAAGTTACCAGAAAAATGATTTCGCTTATTTTGTTAGTCTTATTTTCCTTGTCTTCCCAGTATTGGGAGTCCTTGGTGGGTATTATCCAGTTTGGAGCCTAGTTTTGACAGGACTGTTTACCATCGCTTATCTCCTTATGGTGTATTTGAAAAAGGCCTATAGCAAGTGGATTCCCTTTCTGTGGTTTTACACTCTAGCTTACATTATCTTTATGTCCATTTGCATCCAAGGTGGCATGATGTGGTTTGTTTTTTTCAACGTCAATCTTCTCGTTTGGCGCTTTGAGGATAGCATATCATCTTATCGCTTTTTATCCTTTCTAGCGACACTCTTAATTTTGACGTCATCATCCTTCCTATTGACAGACGATTTGAGTACCCAGCTCATGTCTCTGGCTATTCTCCTCTTTTCGTTGGGAATGTACTATTTTCAAAATCGTATACGTCAGGAGAGAAAGATAGAAGAGCAGAACCGGACCATCAATATCCTGTCGGCTGAAAATGAACGCAACCGTATCGGTCGTGATTTGCACGATACCTTGGGACACACCTTTGCCATGATGAGTCTCAAAACAGAGTTGGCACTGAAACAGATGGACAAGGAGCAGTATGACGCTGCTAGAAAAAATCTGGAAGAATTGAACCAGATTAGCCGTGACTCCATGTACGAGGTGCGTGAGATTGTCAATAAGCTCAAGTACCGAACGGTGGCAGAGGAGTTACTGGAACTCGAGCGACTCTTTGACCTATCTGATATCGTCCTGACCGTGGATAGTAGCCTTGACTTAGACGGCCTGTCACCTGTTAGCCAGTCGACCTTGTCCATGGTGCTTCGTGAACTGGCCAATAATGTTATCAAACATAGTCAGGCCGATAGCTGTCAAATTCGTCTAAGACGTGATCATGGTATTGTTTTAGAGTTTGAGGATGATGGTTGTGGCTTCAAGGAAGTCACAGGACAAGAGTTACACAGTATCAGGGAGCGTCTCAGTTTGGTAGATGGAGACTTGGAAATTCTGTCTCAATCGCATCCAACAATCATTCGTGTGCATTTGAAAGAGGGAGGAAAAGCATGA
- a CDS encoding ABC transporter permease: MQALLKIEWIKTWRSWPVFIMSIGMPVGFFLLYSGMEMSPDPESQKAFILSYMLTMTGFSMSSFGFFTFPYMLKEDQTEHWLTYIEHSKISIQAYYLSKIFRVLMNFMVAILVTFCVGAFARDVEMPFSHWLGSGALLLLSSLVFLSFGLLLAQIKSQQIMSIVGNIVFLGLAIIGGSWMPVTMFPKWVQHISEWTPIYHINQLVVNFAKKGEFSWKSLIFILVYATIATGLALFIKSYRESDHV; the protein is encoded by the coding sequence ATGCAAGCACTACTTAAAATCGAATGGATAAAAACATGGCGCAGTTGGCCTGTCTTTATCATGTCTATCGGAATGCCCGTCGGATTTTTCCTCTTGTATTCAGGTATGGAAATGAGTCCTGACCCAGAGTCACAAAAAGCATTTATCTTGTCCTATATGTTGACCATGACAGGATTCTCTATGTCCAGCTTTGGCTTCTTTACCTTCCCCTACATGCTTAAAGAGGACCAAACGGAGCATTGGCTAACCTATATCGAACATTCAAAAATCAGTATTCAGGCCTATTACCTCTCTAAAATCTTCCGTGTTCTTATGAACTTTATGGTAGCTATCCTAGTGACTTTCTGTGTGGGAGCTTTTGCGCGTGATGTTGAGATGCCATTCTCACATTGGCTTGGTTCAGGTGCTCTGTTACTCTTGTCAAGCCTAGTCTTCCTATCCTTTGGCTTGCTCCTAGCTCAAATTAAGTCTCAACAAATCATGTCTATCGTCGGAAATATCGTCTTTCTTGGACTTGCTATTATCGGTGGTTCTTGGATGCCAGTAACCATGTTTCCAAAATGGGTTCAGCATATTTCGGAGTGGACACCCATCTATCATATCAATCAGTTAGTAGTCAATTTCGCAAAAAAAGGGGAATTTTCATGGAAATCGCTCATTTTTATCTTGGTCTATGCTACAATAGCTACAGGCTTAGCCCTTTTTATCAAATCTTACAGAGAAAGTGACCATGTTTAG
- a CDS encoding ABC transporter ATP-binding protein, with translation MSEAVLQVTNLVKKINGKTILDHISFEVGQGDCLALIGPNGAGKTTLMSCILGDKKASSGQVFIKGKKGKAQDQIAVLLQENTIPSKLKVKELIVFFQDISENGLSKEEIQALLQFKDDQYQQFADKLSGGQKRLLAFVLCLIGKPDILFLDEPTAGMDTTTRQRFWEIINDLKKSGVTILYSSHYIEEVEHTADRILVLNQGKLIRDTTPYAMRSEEKEKQVTLPSRFAPSLDKLAAIYEVTEKRDVVTFMTKDIESIWSSLQAQGCRISDIEIQNKTLLDSLFDSTREDK, from the coding sequence ATGAGTGAAGCGGTCCTTCAAGTCACAAATCTTGTCAAAAAGATCAATGGTAAAACGATTTTAGATCATATTAGTTTTGAGGTGGGACAAGGTGACTGCCTTGCCTTGATTGGGCCCAACGGTGCGGGTAAGACGACCTTAATGTCCTGCATACTTGGTGATAAGAAAGCCAGTAGCGGTCAAGTCTTTATCAAGGGCAAAAAGGGGAAAGCACAAGATCAAATTGCAGTTCTCCTCCAAGAAAATACCATTCCCTCAAAATTAAAAGTTAAGGAACTGATTGTTTTTTTCCAAGATATTTCTGAAAATGGATTATCTAAGGAAGAGATTCAAGCACTCTTACAATTCAAAGACGACCAGTATCAGCAGTTTGCGGACAAACTTTCAGGGGGACAAAAACGTCTTCTTGCCTTTGTCCTCTGTCTCATTGGCAAGCCTGACATTCTCTTTTTAGATGAGCCGACAGCAGGGATGGATACGACGACACGCCAACGCTTTTGGGAAATCATCAATGACCTGAAAAAGTCTGGTGTAACCATCCTCTATTCGTCCCACTATATTGAAGAAGTGGAACACACAGCTGACCGTATCTTGGTCCTCAATCAAGGGAAACTCATCAGGGATACTACACCATATGCCATGCGTAGCGAGGAAAAGGAAAAACAAGTCACTTTACCAAGTCGCTTTGCGCCAAGTCTTGATAAACTGGCAGCCATTTATGAAGTAACTGAAAAACGTGATGTTGTAACCTTTATGACTAAAGATATTGAAAGTATTTGGAGTAGTTTACAAGCTCAAGGCTGTCGCATTTCTGACATTGAAATTCAAAATAAGACACTTTTAGATAGCCTATTTGATAGCACAAGGGAGGACAAGTAA
- a CDS encoding bile acid:sodium symporter family protein, with product MESLVSFSKWLSKWFTVAVILWAAFNYALPATSSWVIPNTAYLLGLILFGMGLTLTTEDFKRIAKRPIPVVLGTVAHYVIMPGLAWLLCMIFHLKGATAAGVILVGSCPSGTSSSVMAFLSGGDVALDVSIETLSTLLAPLMIPTLLSFLAGQYVSVPAQNLFLSTLRIVVVPIILGVLVHSIFGKKIDAIIKIMPLISQAAILLIVGAVVSANHANIFTAATALVIPVVMLHNLCGYALGFGFSKILGLEEPQQKAITFEVGMQDSSLGATLAMKYFVPQAAIPSTIFSIWHNISGSILSSWWKNHSKNN from the coding sequence ATGGAGTCACTTGTATCTTTTAGTAAATGGCTCAGCAAATGGTTTACTGTAGCTGTTATCCTTTGGGCGGCCTTTAACTATGCCCTTCCTGCAACTAGTAGTTGGGTCATTCCCAATACGGCTTACCTACTTGGATTGATTCTCTTCGGTATGGGACTTACCTTGACCACTGAAGATTTTAAACGTATTGCTAAGCGTCCAATTCCAGTTGTGCTTGGGACTGTTGCCCACTATGTCATCATGCCTGGTTTGGCTTGGTTACTTTGTATGATTTTCCATTTGAAAGGTGCGACAGCAGCAGGGGTTATCCTTGTTGGGTCTTGTCCAAGTGGGACTTCATCTAGTGTCATGGCCTTCCTTTCAGGTGGGGATGTTGCCTTGGATGTCTCTATTGAAACCCTCTCAACTCTCTTGGCACCACTCATGATTCCAACCCTCTTGTCCTTCTTGGCTGGTCAATATGTCAGTGTTCCTGCACAAAACCTTTTTCTTAGTACCTTGCGTATCGTTGTTGTTCCTATTATCTTGGGGGTACTCGTTCACTCAATCTTTGGTAAGAAAATTGATGCCATCATCAAGATTATGCCTTTGATTTCTCAAGCTGCTATCCTCTTGATTGTTGGAGCAGTTGTTTCTGCCAACCATGCTAATATTTTCACAGCAGCGACAGCCCTTGTCATTCCAGTCGTTATGCTCCACAATCTTTGTGGTTATGCCCTTGGTTTTGGATTTTCAAAAATCCTTGGTTTGGAAGAGCCACAACAAAAAGCCATTACTTTCGAAGTGGGGATGCAAGACTCAAGTCTTGGAGCAACCCTTGCCATGAAATATTTCGTGCCACAAGCTGCGATCCCATCAACTATCTTTAGTATTTGGCACAATATCTCAGGTTCCATCCTCTCATCATGGTGGAAGAACCATTCAAAAAATAATTAG
- a CDS encoding cytidine deaminase family protein has protein sequence MDIWQKMYEKAQALYQPKEVSDFVYARHVVAAVEAEDGQIFTGFCMEGTCGVFHLCAERAALFNMYQESGQTKVKRIIAFRDQPPHGGPSGMPCGACREFLMELHPDNRNLEFMVDYETRQTITLGELLPLWWGEERAQQFGEKSQDKA, from the coding sequence ATGGATATTTGGCAGAAAATGTATGAAAAGGCTCAAGCCTTGTATCAGCCAAAGGAAGTCTCAGACTTTGTCTATGCAAGGCACGTAGTGGCTGCCGTTGAGGCTGAAGATGGGCAAATTTTCACAGGCTTTTGTATGGAAGGGACTTGTGGTGTTTTCCATCTATGTGCCGAAAGGGCTGCCCTTTTCAATATGTATCAAGAATCTGGTCAAACTAAGGTCAAGCGTATTATCGCCTTTCGTGACCAGCCACCTCATGGTGGACCGTCTGGCATGCCTTGTGGGGCTTGTCGAGAATTTCTAATGGAACTCCATCCTGACAATCGTAACTTGGAGTTTATGGTTGACTACGAAACACGTCAAACCATTACTTTGGGCGAATTATTGCCACTATGGTGGGGCGAAGAACGGGCTCAACAGTTTGGAGAAAAGTCGCAAGACAAGGCTTAA
- a CDS encoding ATP-binding cassette domain-containing protein has product MKSVYQVVKKDIQVYSVLTILLSIAMVSEAYLMQLIIDSIKLGVGRYVVTSIFVVVFLLIQTLIYYFQQSLTAIISKKSAYAYRNVIFQGIQKTPLELLTGNKNDKLLASLTTQIDQIEFNYFYSIYWGGYLICQLIIAIIVSLYLNPLLAALTLLLSLPNLFVAVLFKNPLEKKQEELIETTNTSVSAIQDLIEGIPDWKIANKSFDINRVFDIQTLKLLKRQTNVEKSQYVVVSLNQLFSNVLYFGSWIIGGLLIINSQLTLGSLIAFSQLLVRISYPIYASSDLLAKFISGKKTIETLSTEFQIIEENLNTLEHIEVISFDNFRFKNNSEAIPFNGQFYKHKKYLLKGKSGTGKTTLLKAILREYNDYTGTVKINGIDVKSIKESSIFDNVAYVPQHPHMFNAKLRDNLTLFSEDVSEEELFEALKFVELSKWANRESLELMLSNDTIKLSGGEAKRVALARALLMKTDILFLDEFSSGIDLETLSKIENRLLQTSKLIIYITHVDTDRIIQQFDEIIDLNEFVDL; this is encoded by the coding sequence ATGAAATCTGTTTATCAAGTTGTTAAAAAAGATATCCAAGTATATTCAGTACTTACTATCTTATTGTCTATTGCAATGGTAAGTGAAGCCTATTTGATGCAACTAATCATTGACTCTATCAAACTTGGAGTGGGGCGCTATGTTGTTACATCTATTTTTGTAGTTGTGTTCTTGTTGATTCAAACACTTATCTACTATTTTCAACAATCACTGACAGCAATCATTAGTAAGAAATCTGCGTATGCTTATAGAAATGTTATTTTCCAAGGTATTCAGAAAACACCTTTAGAGTTACTCACAGGAAATAAAAATGACAAACTTCTAGCCTCATTAACTACTCAAATAGATCAAATTGAATTTAATTATTTTTATTCCATATACTGGGGTGGCTACTTAATCTGCCAATTAATTATTGCCATAATTGTTTCTCTCTACCTTAATCCTTTATTAGCAGCTTTAACTCTGCTTTTAAGCTTACCAAATCTTTTTGTAGCTGTACTCTTTAAAAATCCTTTAGAAAAGAAACAAGAAGAGTTAATTGAAACTACTAATACTTCAGTATCAGCTATTCAAGATCTTATCGAAGGTATACCTGATTGGAAAATTGCCAACAAGAGTTTTGACATTAATAGAGTCTTTGATATTCAAACTTTAAAGCTACTTAAACGCCAAACAAATGTTGAAAAATCTCAATATGTTGTTGTCAGTTTAAATCAGCTGTTTTCAAATGTTCTTTATTTCGGTAGTTGGATTATTGGGGGACTATTAATCATAAATAGTCAACTGACATTAGGGAGTTTAATAGCATTCTCACAATTATTAGTCAGGATTTCTTACCCAATATATGCTTCTTCTGATTTGTTAGCTAAATTTATTAGTGGTAAGAAAACTATAGAGACTCTTTCTACTGAATTTCAAATTATAGAGGAAAATCTTAATACTCTGGAACATATTGAAGTTATATCATTTGATAATTTTCGTTTTAAAAATAATTCGGAAGCTATCCCTTTTAATGGGCAGTTTTATAAGCATAAGAAGTACCTATTAAAAGGAAAGAGTGGAACTGGTAAAACCACACTATTAAAAGCAATCCTACGAGAGTATAACGATTACACAGGAACAGTTAAAATTAATGGTATTGATGTTAAAAGTATCAAAGAGAGTAGTATCTTTGATAATGTAGCTTATGTACCCCAACACCCTCATATGTTCAATGCAAAACTTCGTGATAATCTTACTCTATTTTCTGAGGATGTTTCAGAAGAGGAACTGTTTGAGGCATTGAAATTTGTAGAATTATCTAAGTGGGCTAATAGAGAGTCTTTAGAGTTGATGCTTTCAAATGATACTATAAAACTTTCAGGTGGAGAAGCCAAGAGAGTTGCTTTGGCAAGAGCCTTATTGATGAAGACTGATATCTTGTTTTTAGACGAATTTTCTTCTGGTATTGACCTTGAAACGTTATCAAAAATAGAGAATCGACTTTTACAAACGAGTAAATTAATTATTTACATCACACATGTAGACACCGATAGAATTATCCAACAATTTGATGAAATAATAGATTTGAATGAGTTTGTAGACTTATAA
- a CDS encoding transcriptional regulator: MKIPSKIIGLVLALIVVILAVFLVTKFNSHESARVSTSSSPAKTVKKSSSSSSKVVKKNNKSSQTSSSVASTEEDNGQASSQEQAQAAGASDTAQTGETTTSPSQVGGVEGGRGAWTATSGTLTLDEETPVYAAPDKDSGAVSTLPAGDVDWDKYEILPDGNWYSFVKDGQRYYISYSDVGH; the protein is encoded by the coding sequence ATGAAAATTCCAAGTAAAATTATTGGTTTAGTATTAGCTCTTATCGTAGTTATCCTTGCTGTCTTTTTGGTGACTAAATTTAACAGCCATGAATCAGCTCGTGTTAGCACAAGTAGTAGCCCAGCCAAAACGGTTAAGAAGTCATCTTCAAGCTCAAGTAAGGTCGTTAAGAAGAATAATAAGTCAAGTCAAACCTCGTCGTCAGTAGCTTCAACTGAAGAGGATAATGGACAAGCTTCTTCTCAAGAACAAGCTCAAGCAGCGGGAGCATCAGATACTGCACAAACAGGAGAAACTACAACATCACCTTCTCAAGTTGGAGGAGTTGAAGGTGGTCGAGGTGCTTGGACAGCTACTTCTGGAACATTGACACTTGATGAGGAAACACCTGTATATGCTGCACCAGATAAAGATAGCGGAGCAGTTTCTACACTTCCTGCCGGAGATGTTGATTGGGATAAATATGAAATTTTACCTGATGGAAATTGGTATAGCTTTGTCAAAGATGGGCAACGTTATTATATTTCATATTCAGATGTAGGACATTGA